The Gasterosteus aculeatus chromosome 17, fGasAcu3.hap1.1, whole genome shotgun sequence genome includes a window with the following:
- the LOC120835425 gene encoding 14-3-3 protein beta/alpha-1, with product MDKNDLVQKAKLAEQAERYDDMAAAMKAVTEQGLELSNEERNLLSVAYKNVVGARRSSWRVISSIEQKTEGNEKKQQMAREYRMKIETELQDICKDVLNLLDKFLIANATQAESKVFYLKMKGDYFRYLSEVASGDAKKDTVENSQQAYQNAFDISKKDMQPTHPIRLGLALNFSVFFYEILNSPEQACTLAKQAFDEAIAELDTLNEDSYKDSTLIMQLLRDNLTLWTSENQGDEGEAGDGDN from the exons ATGGATAAGAACGACCTGGTGCAGAAAGCCAAGCTGGCTGAGCAGGCCGAGCGCTACGACGACATGGCGGCTGCCATGAAGGCGGTGACGGAGCAGGGCCTGGAGCTCAGCAACGAGGAGCGCAACCTGCTCTCCGTCGCCTACAAGAACGTG GTGGGGGCCCGCCGCTCATCCTGGCGCGTCATCTCCAGCATCGAGCAGAAGACTGAGGGCAACGAGAAGAAACAGCAGATGGCCCGCGAGTACCGCATGAAGATCGAGACTGAACTCCAAGACATCTGCAAGGATGTGCTG AATCTGCTCGACAAATTCCTCATTGCCAACGCAACTCAGGCGGAGAGCAAGGTGTTCTACCTCAAAATGAAAGGAGACTACTTCAGATACCTGTCGGAAGTGGCCTCCGGGGACGCAAAGAAGG ACACGGTGGAGAACTCTCAGCAGGCCTACCAGAATGCCTTCGACATCAGCAAGAAGGACATGCAGCCGACGCACCCCATCCGGCTGGGCCTCGCCCTCAACTTCTCCGTCTTCTTCTACGAAATCCTCAACTCGCCCGAGCAGGCCTGCACTCTGGCCAAGCAG GCTTTCGACGAGGCGATCGCCGAGCTCGACACCTTGAACGAGGACTCGTACAAAGACAGCACGCTGATCATGCAGCTATTAAGGGACAACCTCACT CTGTGGACATCAGAAAACCAGGGCGACGAGGGCGAggccggagacggagacaacTAG
- the c1qb gene encoding complement C1q subcomponent subunit B isoform X2, with translation MAPWWRSRSTAAFLLLVHIAPVVSQSCLAGGVPGIPGTHGPNGSNGPKGPRGDPGEAAQPFRGHKGSPGLRGPPGRPGLKGDVGLPGPPGTPGLAGQKGSPFNPSNQQKSFFSYKRVISQAPQLDTDIHFDSDILDLGERFRGEAMTEGKFTCAIAGIYFFSYHLSAKSRVCLKLMKGADSSLTTCDSSEGFLVTSGSAVLELRAGETVSLQTTRYNSIVTSQSSTSHTFTGFLVSPAE, from the exons ATG GCCCCCTGGTGGCGGAGCCGCAGCACTGCAGCGTTCCTGCTCCTGGTCCACATCGCCCCCGTCGTCTCACAGTCCTGCCTCGCGGGAGGGGTCCCGGGGATACCCGGCACCCACGGGCCCAACGGCAGCAACGGCCCCAAAGGACCACGCGGAGACCCGG GCGAGGCCGCTCAGCCCTTCAGGGGCCACAAGGGGTCGCCGGGTCTGCGGGGCCCCCCGGGGCGGCCCGGGCTGAAGGGGGACGTGGGTCTCCCCGGGCCTCCCGGTACTCCGGGCCTGGCGGGGCAGAAGGGGAGTCCCTTCAACCCGTCCAACCAGCAGAAGTCCTTCTTCTCCTACAAACGGGTGATTTCACAAGCGCCGCAGCTCGACACCGACATCCACTTCGACAG cGACATTCTGGATCTGGGTGAGCGGTTCAGAGGAGAAGCGATGACCGAGGGGAAGTTCACCTGCGCCATCGCAGGGATCTACTTCTTCAGTTACCACCTGTCAGCAAAGAGCCGA GTGTGTCTGAAGCTGATGAAGGGCGCCGACAGCAGCCTGACCACGTGCGACTCGTCCGAAGGCTTCCTGGTCACCTCCGGCTCGGCGGTCCTGGAGCTGCGCGCCGGGGAGACGGTCTCCCTGCAGACCACCAGGTACAACAGCATCGTGACCAGCCAGAGCAGCACCAGCCACACCTTCACCGGCTTCCTGGTGTCCCCCGCCGAGTAG
- the c1qb gene encoding complement C1q subcomponent subunit B isoform X1, with translation MTGVCVLNQAPWWRSRSTAAFLLLVHIAPVVSQSCLAGGVPGIPGTHGPNGSNGPKGPRGDPGEAAQPFRGHKGSPGLRGPPGRPGLKGDVGLPGPPGTPGLAGQKGSPFNPSNQQKSFFSYKRVISQAPQLDTDIHFDSDILDLGERFRGEAMTEGKFTCAIAGIYFFSYHLSAKSRVCLKLMKGADSSLTTCDSSEGFLVTSGSAVLELRAGETVSLQTTRYNSIVTSQSSTSHTFTGFLVSPAE, from the exons ATG acaggtgtgtgtgtgttgaatcagGCCCCCTGGTGGCGGAGCCGCAGCACTGCAGCGTTCCTGCTCCTGGTCCACATCGCCCCCGTCGTCTCACAGTCCTGCCTCGCGGGAGGGGTCCCGGGGATACCCGGCACCCACGGGCCCAACGGCAGCAACGGCCCCAAAGGACCACGCGGAGACCCGG GCGAGGCCGCTCAGCCCTTCAGGGGCCACAAGGGGTCGCCGGGTCTGCGGGGCCCCCCGGGGCGGCCCGGGCTGAAGGGGGACGTGGGTCTCCCCGGGCCTCCCGGTACTCCGGGCCTGGCGGGGCAGAAGGGGAGTCCCTTCAACCCGTCCAACCAGCAGAAGTCCTTCTTCTCCTACAAACGGGTGATTTCACAAGCGCCGCAGCTCGACACCGACATCCACTTCGACAG cGACATTCTGGATCTGGGTGAGCGGTTCAGAGGAGAAGCGATGACCGAGGGGAAGTTCACCTGCGCCATCGCAGGGATCTACTTCTTCAGTTACCACCTGTCAGCAAAGAGCCGA GTGTGTCTGAAGCTGATGAAGGGCGCCGACAGCAGCCTGACCACGTGCGACTCGTCCGAAGGCTTCCTGGTCACCTCCGGCTCGGCGGTCCTGGAGCTGCGCGCCGGGGAGACGGTCTCCCTGCAGACCACCAGGTACAACAGCATCGTGACCAGCCAGAGCAGCACCAGCCACACCTTCACCGGCTTCCTGGTGTCCCCCGCCGAGTAG